A genomic segment from Pseudomonadota bacterium encodes:
- a CDS encoding SDR family NAD(P)-dependent oxidoreductase: MTIRFDERVAIVTGAGGGLGRAHALALAARGARVVVNDLGGARDGTGQSSDAAASVTDEIIQSGGTAMANGANVTRPDEVEAMVAEAIERWGRVDILINNAGILRDKTFAKMSLDDFRLVLDVHLMGSAICSKAVWETMRAQQYGRIVMTTSSSGLYGNFGQSNYGAAKMGLVGLMNTLVLEGKKYDIRVNTLAPTAATRMTEDIIPDPALLELLTPQSVAAGCLALCHDEAPNRTILCAGAGGYAVSRIVETPGIHLTEAQQTPDQVVQHWDEITNDDGQQELAFGGKQTEKFLLRAAKALHHKDS; this comes from the coding sequence ATGACCATACGTTTTGATGAGCGTGTTGCAATTGTGACGGGCGCTGGAGGCGGTCTCGGGCGCGCACACGCATTGGCGCTGGCAGCGCGCGGTGCGCGCGTGGTGGTCAACGATCTTGGCGGAGCCCGTGACGGCACAGGCCAGTCGTCGGATGCGGCCGCGAGCGTGACCGATGAAATTATCCAATCCGGTGGAACGGCGATGGCAAACGGTGCCAACGTGACGCGACCTGACGAGGTTGAGGCCATGGTGGCCGAGGCGATCGAACGTTGGGGGCGAGTGGATATCTTGATCAACAATGCGGGCATTTTGCGCGATAAGACCTTCGCAAAAATGTCTCTGGATGATTTTCGACTTGTGTTGGATGTACACCTCATGGGCAGCGCGATATGTTCCAAGGCGGTTTGGGAGACGATGCGTGCGCAGCAGTATGGTCGTATCGTCATGACGACATCATCCAGTGGCCTGTATGGAAATTTTGGCCAGAGTAATTACGGTGCGGCCAAGATGGGACTGGTGGGGCTGATGAATACGCTGGTTCTGGAAGGTAAGAAATACGATATTCGAGTCAACACGCTGGCGCCGACCGCCGCAACGCGAATGACCGAGGACATTATTCCCGATCCCGCGCTGCTCGAGTTACTCACGCCGCAGTCTGTCGCTGCCGGGTGTTTGGCCTTGTGTCATGATGAGGCGCCCAACCGCACCATTTTGTGTGCCGGTGCTGGCGGTTACGCGGTGAGTCGTATTGTGGAAACACCGGGCATTCATCTTACCGAGGCGCAGCAAACGCCTGACCAGGTGGTGCAACATTGGGACGAGATCACCAACGATGATGGGCAACAAGAGTTGGCGTTTGGGGGCAAACAGACAGAGAAGTTTTTGCTGCGTGCGGCCAAGGCGTTACACCACAAAGACTCCTAA
- a CDS encoding aldo/keto reductase, with translation MDYRPNDHRYEGMTFRRAGHSGLDLPTLSLGLWQNFGQHADPSTVEKLCTIAFDRGVVHFDLANNYGPPPGSAERIFGRILNTQFQSHRDELVVSTKAGYGMWPGPYGDGGSRKYLLSSLDQSLQRLGIDYVDIFYSHRFDPSTPLEETMGALASAVHQGKALYIGISNYPLTETQRSLSLLSDAGVPCLVHQPRYSLFDRAAEKDGLLDALHHAGVGAVVYSPLAQGLLTNRYLDTLPRDSRALSGEFLSADDLTETRLKQIRALHELAAARGQSLAQMALTWVWRHPRVTSAIIGASRPEQLIDCLGAINAVALCDDELAHIDAACAD, from the coding sequence ATGGACTACCGTCCCAATGATCACCGATACGAAGGAATGACTTTTCGACGAGCCGGCCACTCCGGGCTCGATCTACCCACACTATCGCTTGGCCTTTGGCAGAATTTCGGACAACATGCCGACCCCTCGACTGTCGAGAAGTTATGCACCATCGCCTTTGATCGGGGCGTGGTGCATTTTGATTTGGCGAACAATTACGGCCCACCGCCCGGCTCCGCGGAGCGCATTTTTGGTCGTATCCTAAACACTCAGTTTCAATCCCATCGCGATGAGTTAGTGGTTTCGACAAAAGCCGGCTACGGCATGTGGCCGGGCCCGTATGGCGACGGTGGAAGCCGAAAGTATTTACTCAGTAGCCTCGATCAGTCGTTGCAGAGGCTGGGTATCGACTATGTCGATATTTTTTATTCGCATCGATTCGACCCTTCAACACCGCTCGAAGAAACCATGGGCGCGCTTGCAAGCGCCGTTCACCAGGGCAAGGCGCTTTATATTGGCATTTCAAACTATCCTCTGACTGAAACGCAGCGCTCTCTGTCACTGCTAAGCGATGCGGGAGTTCCCTGCCTGGTTCATCAACCCCGCTACTCCCTGTTTGACCGCGCGGCGGAGAAAGACGGACTGCTCGATGCGCTTCACCACGCCGGGGTTGGGGCTGTGGTGTACTCACCGCTTGCACAAGGATTACTGACCAACCGCTATCTCGATACCCTCCCACGCGACAGCCGGGCGCTCAGCGGCGAATTTTTATCGGCCGACGATCTTACCGAAACGCGACTGAAGCAGATTCGCGCCCTGCACGAATTGGCGGCTGCTCGCGGCCAGTCGTTGGCCCAAATGGCGTTGACGTGGGTGTGGCGCCATCCCCGCGTCACCAGCGCTATAATTGGCGCGAGCCGGCCTGAACAACTCATAGACTGCCTTGGTGCGATAAACGCGGTCGCGCTGTGTGACGACGAGCTGGCACACATTGACGCCGCCTGTGCGGACTAA